A portion of the Ferrimicrobium sp. genome contains these proteins:
- a CDS encoding flagellar assembly protein FliW codes for MSQVTEDTTRTQRVLSLPLSFPIGLPGFEGHHSFVLGALGPAYGPYLGLRSTQEDGPSFVIVQPSELGIEMAVDIDDFHQSLLSIKDASEVLVMLIATLDDVGGNPTVNTQAPLVINITNWRCAQILQDNQAYSMHQEVDIPLRDNARIPAQGEA; via the coding sequence ATGAGTCAAGTAACCGAGGATACAACCCGTACCCAGCGGGTTCTGAGTCTGCCGCTGAGCTTTCCCATCGGCTTGCCAGGGTTTGAGGGGCACCACAGCTTCGTGCTCGGAGCGCTCGGGCCGGCCTATGGCCCCTACCTCGGTCTGCGTTCCACACAGGAGGACGGGCCGAGCTTTGTGATCGTGCAGCCTAGCGAGCTCGGCATTGAGATGGCCGTCGATATCGATGACTTTCACCAGTCGCTGCTTAGCATCAAGGATGCCAGCGAGGTACTCGTCATGCTCATCGCAACCCTCGATGATGTCGGCGGCAACCCTACGGTGAACACGCAAGCACCGCTGGTGATCAACATCACCAACTGGAGGTGCGCTCAGATCCTCCAAGACAATCAGGCCTACAGCATGCACCAAGAAGTCGATATCCCACTTCGCGACAACGCTAGGATACCGGCCCAAGGCGAGGCTTGA
- a CDS encoding protein-glutamate O-methyltransferase CheR encodes MPITSASYELLADFLRAEIGLQLGDGRRYLVEHRLNPLIIRSGCDDLEELVTRLVMRHDPELVQAVIDVMVTSETSFFREPATFDLLRTRVIPRLFEQRQGGALRIWSGAAASGQEAYSMAMLLLDRFPSLARTAHILATDVSLRMVQRTRLGWYSALEVERGMPRPLVQRFLAPERDGYRIRPELAALVSARQMNLAKPWQMLGTFDLVFLRNVLIYFSPEMKALIASQLIHHLSPGSVLVMAPSESLPDAKGYFVPVVATEPHVLRFNGG; translated from the coding sequence ATGCCGATTACCTCCGCAAGCTACGAGCTCCTCGCTGATTTCCTGAGGGCTGAGATAGGCCTGCAACTCGGAGATGGTCGACGCTATCTGGTTGAACATCGCCTCAACCCGCTGATCATTCGGTCGGGATGCGATGACCTTGAGGAGCTGGTGACTCGACTCGTGATGCGACACGATCCGGAGCTTGTCCAGGCCGTCATTGATGTGATGGTGACGTCTGAGACGTCATTCTTTCGCGAGCCAGCAACTTTTGATCTGTTGCGCACGCGGGTGATACCAAGACTGTTTGAACAGCGACAGGGCGGGGCGCTACGGATCTGGTCGGGAGCTGCCGCCTCTGGCCAGGAGGCCTATTCGATGGCGATGCTCTTGCTCGATCGTTTCCCTTCGCTCGCAAGGACTGCCCATATCTTGGCCACTGACGTCTCACTGAGAATGGTGCAACGGACGCGCCTGGGCTGGTATTCGGCGCTTGAGGTGGAACGTGGAATGCCACGTCCTCTTGTGCAGCGATTCTTGGCGCCTGAGCGTGATGGCTATCGCATCCGGCCAGAGCTTGCAGCACTCGTTAGTGCCAGGCAGATGAACTTGGCGAAGCCTTGGCAGATGCTCGGGACGTTTGACCTCGTGTTCCTTCGCAATGTTTTGATCTACTTCTCTCCTGAAATGAAGGCGCTGATCGCGAGCCAGCTGATCCATCATCTGAGCCCGGGGAGTGTGCTGGTGATGGCGCCCTCCGAGTCATTGCCTGACGCAAAGGGCTACTTTGTCCCGGTTGTGGCGACGGAGCCTCATGTCCTGCGTTTTAACGGTGGATGA
- a CDS encoding chemotaxis protein CheW yields MSESEQFCTFLIGEYRCALPVQSVLEVLAQQRLAPIPLAPPVVAGLLNLRGQILTVLDLRRIMIDPTESLVPEPMTIVLDRQGQPVALLVDAIGDVLRCERDHLLESPETIDPRLREVTMAIIHQEDLITLVLDPVAIIHVGEDLSRSFVAGCA; encoded by the coding sequence GTGAGCGAGTCTGAACAGTTTTGCACCTTCTTGATTGGTGAATATCGGTGCGCGCTACCGGTGCAAAGCGTGCTTGAGGTTCTTGCCCAACAGCGGCTTGCCCCTATACCACTGGCTCCGCCGGTCGTTGCTGGTCTGTTGAATCTCCGTGGGCAGATTCTGACGGTACTCGACCTGCGCCGCATCATGATCGACCCAACCGAGTCGCTCGTACCAGAGCCCATGACGATCGTGTTAGATCGCCAAGGACAGCCGGTGGCGCTGTTGGTCGATGCGATCGGTGATGTCCTTCGCTGTGAGCGCGACCACCTGCTTGAGTCTCCCGAGACTATCGACCCCCGGTTGCGGGAGGTGACGATGGCGATCATTCACCAAGAGGATTTGATAACGTTAGTGCTCGATCCAGTGGCCATCATCCATGTCGGCGAGGACCTGTCGCGCTCGTTTGTCGCTGGTTGCGCCTGA
- a CDS encoding chemotaxis protein CheX: protein MTAWSSALLDGVRALEGGILPSLVDQPVLTEGGIPSNLPGAWVGLVGEYRSLQLGLVAEFVTLELVTANMLGTSGNLTDIEITDAITEVVNVIGGVAKRQIIEIDPSLRSGLPMFLFGRLRMPTGMTSEAFRLRTALGELHLVSISASGAES, encoded by the coding sequence ATGACAGCATGGTCGAGTGCACTGCTCGACGGGGTTCGTGCGCTTGAAGGCGGGATTCTTCCATCACTGGTCGACCAGCCGGTTCTCACTGAAGGCGGCATTCCTTCGAACCTGCCCGGAGCCTGGGTCGGGCTCGTCGGTGAGTATCGCTCGCTCCAGCTCGGGCTGGTGGCGGAGTTCGTCACGCTTGAACTCGTGACCGCCAATATGCTTGGGACCTCAGGGAATCTGACCGACATCGAGATTACCGATGCGATCACCGAGGTCGTCAACGTCATTGGCGGGGTAGCCAAACGACAAATAATCGAGATCGATCCAAGTCTGCGCTCAGGCCTGCCGATGTTTCTCTTTGGCCGGCTCAGGATGCCGACCGGCATGACGAGCGAGGCTTTTCGACTCAGGACCGCACTCGGTGAACTCCATCTCGTCTCCATCAGTGCCAGTGGTGCCGAGTCATGA
- a CDS encoding response regulator translates to MVRVLIADDSTVIRARIASWIEEESGLDLVGQAENGLRCLELFGRLQPDVVVLDVEMPDLDGLATLRRIRASDPQVPVIMFSALTESGSRTTVAAMLAGATDCVPKPRSLSDEQETRRTLVSRIRCLTDLDPPPAINRQETIVDRLEEPHARESPDLIAVASSTGGPGALGEFLTALGHIRQPVVIVQHMQAGFLNLLVDQLAHMLAADVAIGRHGEVLGPEVIRFAPEGVHLQVHPHPRGFRLDHWNGPMVNSCRPAADVLFASVAVSAHRPVAVVLSGMGIDGLAGAQRIVASGGIVAAQDRATSAVWGMPGAIVGIGIARLVGSPTRLGGRVRMLAEPQRRVSVKRV, encoded by the coding sequence ATGGTGAGGGTGCTCATCGCGGATGACTCGACGGTAATTCGCGCTCGGATCGCCTCGTGGATTGAGGAGGAGTCAGGTCTCGACCTCGTCGGTCAGGCGGAGAACGGGCTGCGCTGTCTCGAACTCTTTGGACGGCTTCAGCCGGATGTGGTCGTCCTCGACGTCGAGATGCCTGACCTTGATGGCCTCGCCACACTGCGCCGGATTCGCGCCAGCGACCCACAGGTGCCGGTGATCATGTTCTCAGCACTCACTGAATCAGGCAGTCGTACGACCGTGGCTGCGATGCTCGCTGGCGCTACCGACTGTGTTCCAAAGCCACGATCCCTCAGTGACGAGCAGGAGACACGACGCACGCTCGTGTCGCGCATCCGTTGCCTAACAGACCTTGATCCGCCACCAGCGATAAACCGCCAAGAGACGATCGTTGATCGTCTCGAAGAACCGCATGCTCGCGAATCTCCAGATCTGATCGCGGTCGCCTCCTCGACCGGAGGACCTGGTGCTCTCGGCGAGTTCTTGACGGCGCTTGGACACATTCGACAGCCGGTAGTGATTGTCCAGCACATGCAGGCGGGCTTTCTCAACCTGTTGGTCGACCAGCTGGCTCACATGCTCGCTGCTGACGTCGCTATTGGTCGCCACGGCGAGGTCCTTGGGCCGGAGGTAATCCGCTTTGCGCCTGAAGGCGTTCATCTTCAGGTCCACCCACATCCAAGGGGTTTTAGGCTCGACCACTGGAACGGCCCTATGGTCAACTCCTGTCGACCGGCCGCCGACGTTCTGTTCGCATCGGTCGCTGTCAGCGCACACCGACCGGTAGCGGTTGTGCTCTCCGGTATGGGGATCGATGGACTCGCCGGCGCCCAGCGAATTGTTGCCAGCGGAGGCATCGTGGCTGCACAAGACCGAGCGACCTCGGCGGTTTGGGGCATGCCTGGTGCCATCGTTGGGATAGGAATTGCCCGCTTGGTCGGGTCCCCGACTCGACTTGGCGGACGTGTTCGTATGTTGGCTGAGCCACAACGTCGGGTAAGTGTGAAGAGGGTATGA
- a CDS encoding 3-hydroxybutyryl-CoA dehydrogenase has product MVSRIGVVGGGTMAAGIVEACALAGFDVIVRTRSEAASRALKVAFDRQLRRRLTRDEIDEDRLEEAVSLVHITTELDELYDRHLVIESVVEDIDVKRHLFDQLDRILIEGALIATNTSTLPVMALAASTRRPELVLGLHFFNPVASLRLVEVVRSLVVAPEVVATGVEVVRALGKEPVVVNDEAGFVVNALLFPYLNTAVRLLERGVAAKEDIDRAMQLGCNYPMGPLALLDLVGLDVAVAILERLYEETGDPAMLAAPTLRRMREAGQLGRKSGRGFYDYGSRA; this is encoded by the coding sequence GTGGTTTCGCGAATCGGTGTGGTTGGTGGGGGGACGATGGCAGCTGGCATCGTTGAGGCGTGTGCGCTAGCGGGTTTTGACGTCATCGTGAGAACGCGTTCGGAGGCGGCGAGTCGAGCGCTCAAGGTGGCATTCGATCGACAGTTGCGACGTCGACTCACGCGCGACGAAATCGACGAAGATCGGCTCGAGGAGGCGGTATCGCTGGTGCACATCACGACTGAGCTTGATGAGCTCTACGATCGCCACCTGGTGATTGAGTCGGTCGTTGAGGATATCGATGTCAAGCGGCACCTGTTCGATCAGCTCGATCGAATCCTCATCGAAGGAGCGCTCATCGCCACGAACACCTCGACCTTGCCGGTGATGGCCCTGGCGGCGAGTACCAGGCGCCCCGAATTAGTGCTTGGACTGCACTTCTTCAACCCGGTAGCGAGTTTGCGCCTCGTCGAGGTCGTCCGGTCGCTGGTGGTCGCACCCGAGGTGGTCGCTACCGGCGTTGAGGTTGTCCGCGCCTTGGGCAAGGAGCCGGTTGTGGTCAATGACGAGGCCGGATTTGTGGTCAACGCCTTGCTCTTCCCCTATCTCAACACCGCCGTCCGGCTGCTTGAGCGCGGCGTTGCTGCCAAAGAGGACATCGATCGAGCGATGCAGCTGGGTTGCAACTATCCGATGGGCCCTCTTGCACTTCTCGACCTGGTTGGCCTCGACGTGGCGGTCGCTATTCTTGAGCGTCTGTACGAGGAGACTGGAGATCCGGCCATGTTGGCCGCCCCTACCCTGCGTCGCATGCGTGAGGCGGGTCAGCTTGGGCGCAAGTCGGGTCGGGGGTTTTACGACTACGGATCACGTGCCTAA
- a CDS encoding chemotaxis protein CheA, with translation MPRDELSEELREFLIESFENLDRTEQDLVGIDVRADNHEVLAATFRTLHSIKGACGFFELANLTTLAHEGESLLSVLRDEPALLNDAIVQVLLDLIDGVRRYLGMIEATGTDGDNLETELCASLRAVREDLTNPGGNVQPARGPTNVTEEVQLAPNIVVFAPTGATAESAPPEPSASALHVNLLDQAIRVDVSLLDRLVNLVGELVLVRNRTVQIDSVLGDQDLSAAVQRLNLITSELQEQVMQTRMQPMESLFAKLPRLVRDLARSLGKEVRLTTTGGDTELDRGILEAIRDPLVHLLRNSVDHGIEEAEERRRLGKDPTGQITISATHEGGSVIITMVDDGAGIDPTAIGERALRLGLVSSEALAALGDRERIELIFLPGFSTSEEVTSVSGRGVGMDVVRTNVERVSGSIEVTSEFGRGTTIVLRIPLTLAIIPSLMLLVAGQRFALPQLSVVDLLRLERESMADELAFVGETLFLRRHHQLLPVVDLGALLEVETRRSRSELDLVTIVVVQINGREFGLLVDRVVDTQEIVVKPLDSFIQSAQVYAGATILGDGSVAMILDLGGIASRSLLALEEMTMVDESIDEGPAADSETVLLVDGGDAGLVAIPVYEIERIEEIGADEVQQLAGRPVVPYRDDIVELVTVSELLGGSGELSRVGPLRFLVPSFGVTNRVVVIYEIVDITMIEGLRSGSTILGGKIVQVLSLAELLVAEVGGECERV, from the coding sequence ATGCCTCGGGACGAGCTGAGTGAGGAGCTACGCGAGTTCCTGATCGAATCCTTTGAAAATTTGGACCGCACCGAGCAGGACCTCGTAGGCATCGACGTCCGAGCCGACAATCACGAGGTGCTGGCAGCAACCTTTCGCACCCTTCACTCCATCAAAGGTGCCTGCGGATTTTTTGAGCTAGCGAACCTGACAACGTTGGCCCACGAAGGCGAGAGTCTATTGTCGGTGCTACGTGATGAACCAGCGCTGCTCAACGACGCGATCGTTCAAGTGCTACTCGATCTCATCGATGGGGTCCGCCGTTACCTGGGGATGATAGAGGCGACCGGCACCGATGGTGACAACCTCGAGACAGAACTCTGTGCATCACTGAGAGCCGTGCGCGAAGACCTGACGAACCCTGGCGGTAATGTCCAGCCAGCGAGAGGGCCGACAAATGTAACAGAGGAGGTTCAGCTCGCCCCGAATATCGTGGTCTTTGCACCCACTGGGGCCACAGCCGAATCGGCGCCACCCGAGCCCTCGGCCAGCGCTTTACACGTCAACCTCCTCGATCAGGCGATTCGTGTTGACGTATCACTCCTTGATCGTCTAGTCAACCTCGTCGGTGAGCTGGTGCTCGTGCGCAACCGTACTGTGCAGATCGATAGCGTGCTTGGTGATCAGGACCTCAGCGCTGCCGTGCAGCGGCTGAACCTGATCACTTCAGAGCTGCAGGAGCAGGTGATGCAGACGAGAATGCAGCCAATGGAGTCGCTTTTTGCCAAACTGCCCAGGCTGGTGCGCGATCTGGCGCGCTCGTTGGGCAAGGAGGTCCGACTCACGACCACCGGTGGCGATACCGAACTCGATCGCGGCATCCTCGAAGCCATTCGTGATCCACTGGTGCATCTGCTCCGCAACTCGGTCGACCACGGCATCGAAGAGGCCGAGGAGCGTCGCCGTCTTGGTAAAGACCCAACCGGACAGATTACGATCAGCGCAACCCACGAAGGTGGATCGGTGATCATCACCATGGTCGACGACGGCGCAGGCATCGACCCCACCGCCATCGGCGAACGAGCGCTAAGACTCGGACTGGTTTCGTCAGAGGCACTCGCTGCCCTGGGTGATCGAGAGAGGATCGAACTGATCTTTCTGCCAGGATTTTCGACCTCCGAAGAGGTCACCAGCGTCTCTGGACGAGGGGTGGGTATGGATGTCGTGCGCACCAACGTCGAGCGTGTGAGCGGCAGTATCGAGGTGACCTCGGAGTTTGGGAGGGGTACCACCATCGTTTTACGGATCCCGCTGACGCTGGCCATCATTCCCTCATTGATGCTTCTCGTCGCTGGCCAGCGGTTTGCGCTGCCACAACTCTCGGTGGTCGACCTATTGCGACTGGAGCGAGAGTCGATGGCTGATGAACTTGCCTTTGTCGGCGAGACGTTGTTCCTCCGACGTCATCACCAGCTCCTGCCGGTTGTCGATCTGGGGGCCTTGCTGGAGGTTGAAACCCGGCGGTCAAGGTCTGAGTTGGACCTGGTCACCATCGTGGTAGTGCAGATCAATGGTCGCGAGTTTGGTTTGTTGGTCGATCGTGTCGTCGATACCCAGGAGATCGTGGTTAAGCCGTTGGATAGCTTCATCCAGTCCGCTCAAGTCTACGCCGGGGCAACCATCCTCGGTGATGGCTCGGTGGCCATGATCCTCGATCTTGGAGGTATCGCCAGCCGTTCCCTGCTCGCGCTTGAGGAGATGACGATGGTCGACGAATCGATCGACGAGGGTCCAGCGGCCGATTCCGAGACGGTGCTGTTGGTCGATGGTGGCGATGCTGGGTTGGTGGCCATCCCCGTCTACGAGATCGAACGGATTGAAGAGATCGGTGCCGACGAGGTCCAACAACTTGCGGGTCGGCCCGTGGTTCCCTATCGTGACGATATCGTTGAGCTCGTCACCGTCTCCGAGTTGCTCGGTGGGTCAGGCGAGCTGTCGCGGGTGGGACCGCTTCGCTTCTTGGTGCCGAGTTTTGGTGTCACCAATCGGGTTGTTGTGATCTATGAGATCGTGGACATCACCATGATCGAGGGGCTCAGATCTGGATCCACCATACTCGGTGGCAAGATTGTCCAGGTGCTCTCCCTTGCGGAGCTTCTGGTAGCCGAGGTGGGAGGCGAGTGTGAGCGAGTCTGA
- the csrA gene encoding carbon storage regulator CsrA yields the protein MLVLTRKASQSIVIGNDIVITILDVHRDQVRVGIEAPRNVDVHRQEIFDALQASNRSAAQSAEKLAPTTDPTSQEDHRSPNNKD from the coding sequence GTGCTGGTTCTAACCAGAAAGGCCAGTCAGAGTATCGTGATCGGCAACGATATCGTGATCACGATCTTAGATGTTCACCGCGACCAGGTTCGCGTTGGCATCGAAGCTCCTCGAAACGTCGATGTCCATCGGCAAGAGATCTTCGATGCGCTCCAGGCGTCAAACCGTAGCGCCGCCCAGTCAGCTGAAAAGCTGGCTCCAACGACTGATCCCACCTCACAAGAGGATCATCGGTCGCCCAACAATAAGGATTGA
- a CDS encoding response regulator gives MRVLVVDDSRAMRMIVVRQLRQAGLEDADFIEAQHGLEALERLSEGHVDLVLSDWNMPEMNGLELLRELRARDEQVLFGFVTSEGTPDMVRLARESGASFLISKPFTPNNFRDTLDAIGVQL, from the coding sequence ATGAGGGTCTTGGTTGTTGATGACTCAAGAGCGATGCGGATGATCGTCGTGCGCCAGCTACGCCAGGCTGGCCTCGAGGATGCTGACTTTATCGAGGCACAGCATGGTCTCGAGGCGCTGGAGCGACTGAGCGAGGGCCATGTCGACCTGGTGCTCTCAGACTGGAACATGCCAGAGATGAACGGTCTCGAACTCCTTCGTGAGCTTCGCGCCCGGGACGAGCAGGTGCTCTTTGGCTTCGTTACCTCAGAAGGTACCCCCGACATGGTGCGCCTGGCCAGAGAATCCGGGGCATCGTTCCTCATCTCGAAACCCTTCACCCCCAACAACTTTCGAGACACCCTCGATGCGATTGGAGTGCAACTGTGA
- a CDS encoding GntR family transcriptional regulator, which produces MKSNTVPLSHSAYLSIRSAIVSLAIEPGSFLLDRDIADLVGASRTPVREALARLEVEGWLESVPRKGYRVRMIDYGELPEVSEMIASLEAAAATRLAKDPNAVVFSVLREINEQLAVGLERENPDRFILLDDRFHRILLGDAAHYPLSGGVYSLLVDQLHRARLLLPPTPAEQDHHVNEHRLLILSMELGDSQAASLLSRSHRMRIVERLNSLTVQAHEADETSPANELVVPRPKARISLRRLRETRHEP; this is translated from the coding sequence GTGAAGTCCAACACTGTGCCGTTGTCACACAGCGCGTATCTCAGCATCCGCTCGGCGATCGTCTCACTTGCGATCGAGCCGGGTAGCTTCCTGCTGGATCGTGATATCGCTGATCTGGTTGGGGCCTCACGAACGCCGGTCCGCGAAGCACTGGCTCGGCTCGAGGTTGAGGGTTGGCTGGAGTCGGTTCCCCGGAAGGGCTACCGAGTGCGTATGATCGACTACGGTGAACTCCCTGAGGTGTCGGAGATGATTGCGAGTCTCGAGGCGGCCGCTGCCACTCGATTGGCAAAAGACCCTAACGCCGTGGTCTTCTCAGTACTGCGCGAGATCAATGAGCAGCTCGCCGTCGGCCTCGAGCGTGAGAATCCCGATCGGTTTATCCTCCTTGACGATCGTTTTCACCGTATTCTGCTCGGAGATGCCGCTCATTATCCCTTGAGTGGTGGTGTCTATTCGCTGCTCGTCGATCAGCTTCATCGGGCCAGGCTGCTGTTGCCGCCGACCCCGGCTGAACAGGACCATCACGTGAACGAGCATCGTCTGCTCATCCTCTCGATGGAGCTCGGTGACAGCCAGGCGGCCTCGCTGCTCTCGCGGAGTCATCGGATGCGTATTGTCGAACGCTTGAATTCGCTGACGGTGCAGGCCCACGAGGCCGACGAGACCTCACCAGCTAATGAGCTCGTGGTTCCACGACCCAAGGCTCGGATAAGTCTTCGTCGACTCCGCGAAACCCGCCACGAACCTTAA
- a CDS encoding Type 1 glutamine amidotransferase-like domain-containing protein, with the protein MNNSDRYGTLALIGGDEFGPHCSFDTELLARSGARRVTLLPTAATYERPEHAIANGTSYLTGLGVEVEVIELYSRSDAHNDAIVNQIANAKFLYCIGGSPLHLRSVLSDTPALNAISSAWANGTTIVASSASAMVLGDPMIDPRGGALTIGLGVIEHLAVLPHADQRSQAIRERTIHLVHTPTVMVEIDAQTALIYDAAHGLEVLGQGGVGAYQDASPVELTVVASLLQRRQNPTS; encoded by the coding sequence ATGAACAACTCTGACCGCTACGGCACGCTTGCACTCATCGGAGGCGATGAATTTGGCCCGCACTGCTCCTTTGATACCGAGCTTCTCGCACGTAGCGGGGCTCGACGAGTCACTCTGCTCCCAACTGCGGCCACCTACGAGCGGCCCGAGCACGCAATCGCGAACGGTACGAGCTATCTGACAGGCCTCGGTGTTGAGGTCGAGGTCATCGAGCTCTACTCTCGATCGGATGCCCACAACGACGCAATCGTCAACCAGATAGCCAACGCAAAGTTTCTCTACTGCATCGGTGGCTCACCCCTACATCTTCGGTCTGTGCTCAGCGACACTCCAGCGCTCAACGCGATCTCGAGTGCCTGGGCCAACGGGACGACCATCGTCGCCTCCTCGGCGTCAGCGATGGTGCTCGGGGACCCGATGATCGACCCTCGTGGCGGCGCACTCACGATTGGCCTCGGGGTGATCGAACACCTCGCCGTCTTGCCTCACGCCGATCAACGCTCCCAGGCGATTCGCGAACGCACGATCCACCTGGTGCACACGCCAACGGTGATGGTCGAGATCGATGCGCAAACCGCGCTCATCTACGACGCCGCCCACGGACTCGAGGTGCTCGGCCAGGGAGGTGTCGGGGCCTATCAAGACGCAAGCCCCGTGGAACTCACCGTGGTTGCGTCCTTGCTGCAGCGACGTCAGAACCCAACGAGCTAA
- the flgK gene encoding flagellar hook-associated protein FlgK yields MSGSLSIALSGLDAAQTGLDTVSENISNANTPGYLKETASLVNQQIPGDAIGNGVSVAGVLQSTNSFNRQLELSANGSQSYANQLQSLLTSAQASFNEPSSSGIAEQLNTMYNDFSALADSPTQPASYAQVVASAQNVTTAINQAAQNLTDVYNQASSAAGTLVTTINSQLSEVASINTQLASTSLTPGASNTLVDQQNAVIDQLASELGVTSIPGNAGQTTLLIGGVALVQGGQASSIEFTPSTNPISTSSSAGTFTPAQITLTSSGTQVPVTSGTLGATLTVLNSKLPTYGGYLNSLATNLASKVNTQLATGYNANNKSGPPLFVSVTNSNQPTVPSTPIAVNAATITVNQAVVSDPSGEIAASSADPYAPGDGSNAQAIANQQTSTTGVIADWATSVANVGLDVQNASALATNATNTYNQAYSAEQSVSGVSVNSQLVNMVNYQQMYQASAKVISTVAATLQSLIQDV; encoded by the coding sequence ATGAGTGGATCCCTCTCGATCGCCCTCTCCGGGCTCGACGCCGCCCAGACGGGCCTTGACACCGTCAGCGAGAACATCTCGAATGCCAACACCCCAGGCTATCTCAAGGAGACAGCCTCGCTTGTCAATCAGCAGATACCAGGGGATGCGATCGGCAACGGCGTGAGTGTCGCTGGAGTCCTCCAATCTACCAATAGCTTCAATCGCCAACTCGAGCTCTCGGCCAATGGATCCCAAAGCTATGCGAACCAACTGCAATCGCTCTTGACCAGTGCCCAGGCTTCGTTCAACGAGCCGAGCTCGAGCGGCATCGCTGAACAGCTCAACACGATGTACAACGACTTCTCGGCGTTGGCCGATTCGCCAACCCAACCTGCGAGTTATGCCCAGGTCGTGGCGTCGGCCCAAAACGTCACCACCGCCATCAACCAGGCGGCCCAGAACCTCACCGACGTCTATAACCAGGCGTCGAGCGCTGCCGGCACGCTGGTCACTACCATCAACTCACAGCTCAGCGAGGTCGCCTCCATCAACACCCAGCTGGCCTCGACGTCGTTGACACCAGGGGCATCCAACACCCTTGTTGATCAACAAAATGCGGTGATCGACCAACTGGCGAGCGAGTTAGGCGTTACCTCGATCCCTGGCAACGCCGGACAGACGACCCTGTTGATAGGGGGTGTGGCCCTTGTCCAAGGGGGGCAGGCATCGAGCATCGAGTTCACCCCGTCCACCAACCCAATCTCAACGTCTAGCTCCGCAGGGACCTTCACCCCCGCGCAGATCACCCTCACGTCGTCAGGAACCCAAGTCCCGGTCACCAGCGGCACGCTCGGTGCGACCTTGACGGTGCTGAATTCGAAGTTGCCGACCTACGGGGGTTATCTCAACTCGTTGGCGACCAACCTGGCTAGCAAGGTGAACACACAACTTGCAACAGGATACAACGCGAATAATAAAAGTGGTCCACCGCTGTTCGTCTCAGTGACCAACTCAAATCAGCCTACGGTCCCTTCCACTCCCATCGCAGTGAACGCCGCCACCATCACGGTCAACCAAGCCGTCGTCAGTGACCCCTCAGGAGAGATTGCGGCCTCATCCGCCGATCCTTACGCTCCCGGTGATGGCTCCAATGCCCAGGCGATAGCTAACCAACAGACCAGCACGACTGGTGTGATCGCCGACTGGGCGACATCGGTTGCCAACGTTGGTCTCGACGTCCAGAACGCGAGTGCGCTGGCGACGAATGCCACCAACACCTACAACCAGGCCTATAGTGCCGAGCAGTCGGTATCGGGCGTCTCGGTGAACTCACAACTCGTGAATATGGTCAACTATCAGCAGATGTATCAGGCTTCAGCCAAGGTGATCTCGACGGTTGCCGCAACCCTACAGTCGCTGATCCAAGATGTGTAA